From Rudanella lutea DSM 19387, a single genomic window includes:
- a CDS encoding tRNA1(Val) (adenine(37)-N6)-methyltransferase: MFRFKQFTVQQHRTAMKVCTDACVLGAYTHPATTQLRENPTLLDIGTGTGLLALMAAQNYPKAPRIDAVELDPDAFAQATDNVAASPFANRIRVHQTAIQHFRPDAPYDLILTNPPFFTNHLRSPNAATNRALHTDTLPFPDLVAAADRLLHPDGEWWVLLPPYEAGQLETLAQQANLWPFSRLSLRHNARKAPFRHITGYRRNPSAVQADTLTVYEPDPANPGRETYTLPFRQLLSPFYLIF, translated from the coding sequence TTGTTTCGTTTCAAACAGTTTACCGTTCAGCAACACCGGACCGCCATGAAGGTCTGCACCGATGCCTGTGTGCTGGGGGCCTACACGCACCCGGCCACCACGCAGCTGCGGGAGAACCCAACCCTGCTCGACATTGGCACCGGCACCGGATTACTGGCCCTGATGGCGGCTCAGAATTACCCCAAAGCCCCCCGTATCGACGCCGTGGAGCTCGACCCCGACGCTTTCGCGCAGGCTACCGACAACGTGGCCGCCAGTCCCTTTGCCAACCGAATCCGAGTGCATCAGACCGCCATTCAGCATTTCCGGCCCGATGCCCCCTACGACCTTATTCTGACCAACCCGCCGTTTTTCACGAATCACCTCCGCTCGCCCAACGCGGCCACCAACCGGGCCCTCCATACCGACACGCTCCCGTTTCCCGACCTCGTAGCGGCCGCAGACCGACTGCTGCACCCCGACGGCGAGTGGTGGGTGCTGTTGCCACCCTATGAGGCCGGGCAGCTCGAAACCCTCGCCCAGCAGGCCAACCTGTGGCCGTTCAGCCGGTTGAGCCTACGCCACAACGCGCGTAAGGCCCCGTTTCGGCATATTACGGGCTACCGCCGAAACCCCTCCGCCGTACAGGCCGACACCCTCACCGTGTACGAGCCCGACCCCGCCAACCCCGGCCGCGAAACGTACACCCTCCCCTTCCGCCAACTTCTAAGCCCGTTTTACCTTATTTTTTAA
- a CDS encoding glycosyltransferase family 2 protein — MSDLQLTVLIPLYNEDESLPELHDWIVRVVTEHRYTYEILFIDDGSTDRSWSVIEQLAARNPAHVRAVRFGRNYGKTAALQVGFKASRGNVVITMDADLQDSPDEIPDLYRMITQDGYDLVSGWKKKRYDPLTKTLPTKLFNGVSRWVSGVQLHDFNCGLKAYRQAVVKSFDLYGEMHRNLPIVAKWNGFGRIGEKVVQHQARKYGNTKFGLDRFINGFLDLLVIAFMHRFSKRPMHFFGGFGTLSFFIGTVLAFYLIGLKLYNISQGLRFRNVTDNPLFFFALVAIILGVQLFLAGFVGELLIRQNHHRPEDYLIAERIETE, encoded by the coding sequence ATGTCCGACTTGCAATTAACCGTTCTGATCCCCCTCTATAACGAAGATGAGTCGCTGCCCGAACTGCACGACTGGATTGTTCGGGTGGTGACGGAGCATCGCTATACATACGAAATCCTGTTTATCGACGACGGTTCCACCGACCGGTCGTGGTCGGTAATTGAACAGTTGGCCGCCCGCAACCCTGCGCATGTACGCGCCGTACGGTTTGGGCGCAACTACGGCAAAACAGCCGCGCTACAGGTGGGATTCAAAGCCAGCCGGGGCAACGTAGTGATTACAATGGATGCCGACCTACAGGACAGCCCCGACGAAATCCCGGATCTGTACCGCATGATTACCCAGGACGGGTACGACCTGGTGTCGGGCTGGAAGAAGAAACGCTACGACCCCCTCACCAAAACTCTGCCCACCAAACTCTTCAACGGCGTATCACGCTGGGTGTCGGGTGTGCAGTTACACGACTTCAATTGTGGCCTCAAAGCCTACCGGCAGGCCGTAGTCAAATCGTTTGACCTGTACGGCGAGATGCACCGCAACCTGCCCATTGTGGCCAAGTGGAACGGGTTTGGGCGTATCGGCGAGAAAGTAGTGCAGCATCAGGCCCGCAAATACGGCAACACCAAGTTCGGGCTCGACCGGTTTATCAACGGCTTCCTCGACTTGCTCGTCATTGCGTTTATGCACCGGTTCAGCAAGCGACCCATGCACTTTTTCGGGGGCTTCGGTACGCTGTCGTTTTTCATCGGTACGGTACTGGCCTTTTACCTCATCGGGCTCAAACTGTACAATATTTCGCAGGGGCTCCGTTTCCGCAACGTAACCGACAACCCCTTGTTTTTCTTTGCCTTAGTGGCTATTATCCTGGGGGTTCAGTTGTTTCTGGCGGGGTTTGTGGGCGAGCTGCTCATCCGCCAAAATCACCACCGGCCCGAAGATTATTTGATTGCCGAACGAATCGAAACCGAGTAG
- a CDS encoding RNA polymerase sigma factor gives MPKEPNDRELVDAIRSRTPSRVEWAVRQLYGYKKFVQGFVKADSQNELLGPELANDVFQEAIVTFLKKVWHTAYEPNEATIGTYLYRICWNLYLKERERILGRMARDQAYIDQGTTEPLQPDAYLLEQEQQDISEQILGQLSPADRQLFQWYDFEGKSHQEIGDLLHISTQAAKQRYYRAKLELGSLLKKYEAYY, from the coding sequence ATGCCAAAAGAACCCAATGACCGTGAACTGGTGGATGCCATCCGCTCCCGCACCCCGTCGAGGGTGGAGTGGGCTGTCAGGCAATTGTATGGTTATAAAAAATTTGTGCAAGGCTTTGTCAAGGCCGATAGCCAAAATGAACTATTGGGCCCCGAATTGGCCAATGATGTTTTTCAGGAGGCCATTGTTACTTTTCTGAAAAAGGTCTGGCATACAGCCTACGAACCCAACGAAGCGACTATCGGCACGTATCTCTACCGTATCTGCTGGAATCTTTATTTGAAAGAACGGGAGCGAATCCTCGGCCGGATGGCCCGCGATCAGGCGTACATTGACCAGGGCACAACGGAGCCGTTACAGCCCGATGCGTATTTGCTCGAACAGGAACAGCAGGATATTTCCGAACAAATTCTGGGTCAGCTATCGCCGGCCGACCGGCAGCTGTTTCAGTGGTACGATTTTGAGGGAAAGAGTCACCAGGAAATTGGTGATTTGTTGCACATATCAACTCAGGCGGCCAAACAACGATATTACCGGGCGAAGCTGGAACTTGGCAGCCTGCTGAAAAAATATGAAGCTTACTACTGA
- a CDS encoding GNAT family N-acetyltransferase has product MIQIRPGVAADIPQVFDLVMELAVYEKAADQVTNTPEQMLQDGFGPNPSFGFLVAEDDEKNQIIGIALYYYRYSTWKGKRLYLEDIIVTENYRGMGIGKLLLDETIVTARQTNCTGMMWQVLDWNKPAIGFYQQFGTRFDDGWTNCHLDF; this is encoded by the coding sequence ATGATTCAGATTCGCCCCGGCGTTGCGGCTGATATTCCGCAGGTATTTGACTTAGTGATGGAGTTGGCTGTCTATGAAAAAGCGGCCGATCAGGTAACCAACACGCCTGAGCAAATGCTCCAGGACGGCTTTGGCCCCAACCCTTCATTTGGCTTTCTGGTAGCCGAAGACGACGAAAAAAACCAGATCATCGGCATTGCCCTCTACTACTACCGCTACTCGACCTGGAAAGGCAAGCGCCTGTACCTGGAAGACATCATCGTGACCGAAAACTACCGGGGCATGGGCATTGGTAAACTCCTCCTCGACGAAACCATTGTGACAGCCCGCCAAACTAACTGCACCGGTATGATGTGGCAGGTACTCGACTGGAACAAGCCCGCAATTGGGTTCTACCAGCAGTTTGGCACCCGCTTCGACGATGGCTGGACAAACTGTCACCTCGATTTTTAG
- a CDS encoding CHAT domain-containing protein: protein MKHLILLLFILSIEVVRAQPDSSIRQIEDLIAQGNKAGSTFDNTRAIGFYQQALTLSHKARLPAYSILLCVDIGILKSQLAQVPEALGYLRRANGYYYSFRDKSVRRRFMIDFGLAVAHTGLTQFDSAMHYYNQCDYLIKTHNDSLKSFNYYLDLYYLERSYLAQETMNFTESIALNEEAIRRYKARHKTDDGSGNHYNSLGKSYVALGQFARADSAFRRAATLYANNPLFEAIILCNLTDSQLQQGRASAGAQTLRRAQQAYQRYQHQTGGIDTDVERRLRQNRAGVYLAQGDLTRAQAAFTELLTFCAKHFPMPSGFRADAYLSMSRMYEQQRKPAAARNALDAAVREAYGPRATSPEQAVLPRSLVSALTARADFLARSPVASPTERVANAREALTSYEQAISLVASLRRGALLPESKAFLAAKAAPLYIPALSLCYELAQQSAQPQLYTRQAFSLFDRFQNSLLADAQLEQRLMRQYLPTPMQAEWRRLSQRLSQLRLVRETGNRSVEAELDRTEKSLLEWQQRTDRTHPQYRQALSRVAQLSMSDYQTVLQPGEALLCYAPTPTGLLVLALHKQGVLFRRLPVSPAMLDQALSRYRAEVSRNPGIVGSYDSRPAQAVYRLLLAPIRAMLPNLTALTVVPPPDWQIPFEALETPAGRWLIQDLDVGYQFNLSGRLLPPDPVQTQHEALSFAPFAADTGRSPFRMPTGFLLRPLRASAEEATLPDGQSWLGKTASKKRFLQNAPHARLLLITTHTYPGPRETALVFHPAGTDYLLYPSELQHADLRAVGLAALSACATEKGIQLPGDGVHSLGRAMAWAGAQSVTCSWFNVNDEAQALLARYFFPKLNNGQSIRQNWRQARLEFLASPDANRYSGHPHWWAGVALYGGHTPFVPESSRPPIWLMGLLVGTIGLAGWRMFNRKGRAKKFGL from the coding sequence ATGAAGCACCTTATACTTCTCTTGTTTATATTGAGTATAGAGGTTGTGCGGGCCCAACCCGATTCATCTATCCGCCAGATAGAAGACCTGATCGCGCAAGGGAACAAAGCAGGAAGTACCTTTGACAACACCCGCGCCATTGGTTTCTACCAACAGGCCCTGACCCTTAGTCATAAAGCCAGGTTACCGGCTTACTCCATTCTGCTCTGCGTAGACATCGGCATCCTGAAAAGCCAGTTGGCACAGGTACCCGAAGCCCTTGGCTACCTCCGGCGGGCCAATGGGTATTATTACTCCTTTCGCGACAAATCGGTTCGGCGTCGGTTCATGATCGACTTCGGCCTGGCCGTGGCCCATACCGGCCTTACCCAGTTCGACTCGGCTATGCACTATTATAACCAGTGTGATTATCTCATCAAAACCCACAACGATTCGCTCAAATCCTTCAACTACTACCTCGACCTCTACTACCTGGAGCGGTCATATCTGGCGCAGGAAACCATGAACTTCACCGAGAGCATTGCTCTCAACGAAGAAGCCATCCGGCGCTACAAAGCCCGGCATAAAACCGACGACGGCTCGGGCAATCATTACAACTCACTCGGTAAGTCGTACGTAGCTCTGGGGCAGTTTGCCCGCGCCGACTCGGCCTTTAGGCGTGCAGCTACCCTCTATGCCAACAACCCCTTGTTTGAGGCCATTATTCTCTGCAACCTTACCGACTCGCAGTTGCAGCAGGGCCGGGCGTCGGCGGGGGCACAAACCCTCCGGCGGGCCCAACAAGCCTACCAACGCTACCAACACCAAACCGGCGGAATCGATACCGATGTCGAGCGTCGGCTCCGGCAAAACCGGGCAGGGGTGTATCTGGCCCAGGGTGACCTGACCCGCGCGCAGGCCGCCTTTACCGAATTGCTGACGTTTTGCGCCAAACATTTCCCCATGCCCTCCGGCTTTCGGGCAGATGCGTACCTGAGTATGAGCCGTATGTACGAACAACAGCGCAAACCGGCAGCTGCACGCAACGCCCTCGATGCCGCCGTGCGCGAAGCCTACGGACCACGGGCTACCTCCCCCGAACAGGCCGTATTGCCCCGCTCACTGGTATCGGCCCTGACAGCACGGGCCGATTTTCTGGCCCGTTCCCCGGTTGCATCGCCCACCGAACGTGTGGCCAACGCCCGCGAGGCCCTGACCAGCTACGAGCAGGCCATAAGTCTGGTGGCATCGCTCCGGCGGGGTGCCCTACTCCCCGAATCCAAGGCTTTTCTGGCCGCCAAGGCCGCCCCGCTGTATATACCAGCGCTATCACTCTGCTACGAACTGGCGCAACAATCTGCCCAACCCCAGCTGTACACGCGCCAGGCGTTTTCTCTTTTCGACCGGTTTCAGAACAGCCTACTGGCCGATGCACAGCTTGAGCAGCGGCTCATGCGTCAATACCTGCCCACTCCCATGCAGGCCGAGTGGCGTCGGTTGAGTCAACGCCTGAGTCAGCTTCGGCTCGTGCGCGAAACAGGCAACCGTTCGGTCGAGGCCGAACTGGACCGAACCGAAAAAAGTCTGCTCGAATGGCAACAACGCACCGACCGTACTCACCCACAATACCGGCAGGCCCTGAGCCGGGTAGCGCAATTATCAATGAGCGATTACCAAACGGTGCTGCAACCGGGCGAAGCGTTGCTGTGCTATGCGCCTACGCCCACGGGGTTACTGGTGCTTGCGCTACACAAGCAGGGGGTTTTGTTTCGGCGGTTGCCGGTGAGCCCGGCCATGCTGGATCAGGCCCTAAGCCGATACCGGGCCGAGGTGAGCCGCAACCCCGGCATAGTGGGCAGTTATGACAGCCGCCCGGCACAGGCGGTGTACAGGCTGCTGCTGGCTCCGATTCGGGCGATGCTACCCAACCTTACCGCCCTGACGGTGGTTCCGCCACCCGACTGGCAAATTCCGTTTGAAGCCCTCGAAACCCCGGCCGGACGTTGGCTCATCCAGGACCTGGATGTGGGGTATCAGTTCAACCTGTCGGGGCGGCTTCTCCCACCCGACCCGGTACAAACCCAGCACGAAGCCCTCAGCTTTGCTCCATTTGCCGCTGATACTGGCCGCAGCCCATTTCGGATGCCCACCGGGTTTTTACTCAGGCCACTGCGGGCCTCCGCCGAAGAAGCCACCCTGCCCGATGGCCAAAGCTGGCTTGGTAAAACAGCTTCGAAAAAACGTTTTTTGCAGAATGCGCCACACGCCCGCTTGCTGCTCATAACGACCCACACCTACCCCGGACCGCGCGAAACGGCACTGGTATTTCACCCGGCCGGGACCGATTACCTGCTCTACCCATCCGAACTCCAACACGCCGACCTGCGGGCCGTGGGCCTGGCGGCCCTCTCGGCCTGCGCGACCGAGAAGGGGATTCAGTTACCCGGCGATGGGGTTCACAGCCTGGGGCGAGCTATGGCATGGGCGGGAGCCCAAAGCGTGACGTGCTCGTGGTTTAATGTCAACGATGAAGCGCAGGCCCTGTTAGCCCGCTATTTCTTTCCAAAGTTGAACAACGGGCAGTCGATCCGGCAAAACTGGCGACAGGCCCGACTTGAGTTTCTGGCCTCGCCCGATGCCAATCGGTACAGTGGGCACCCACACTGGTGGGCCGGTGTAGCTCTGTACGGTGGGCATACCCCTTTTGTGCCTGAGTCTTCCCGGCCCCCCATCTGGCTGATGGGGCTATTGGTCGGCACGATAGGGTTGGCCGGCTGGCGAATGTTCAATCGAAAAGGCCGCGCCAAAAAATTTGGGCTCTGA
- a CDS encoding putative Ig domain-containing protein translates to MNRTITSVIRCWLVCVSCLLALCSNVFAADPPKALPAAIVAPPTSPTIDGPSTLSLCVGGTERGIEFSCPVSTTASYSGPESRTASGSNGFLVIYFVNPGVESYTFTCTNAAQESSSTEFTIYGIDAPSEPVITSNPASGTVEVNASFSLTATCPTGSTAIWADDPMAGAIRTVVAPSSPQDLFYYVSCQAAEGGCGSNEIEVVIQVLPAPIRPTVSPTPNLTACLGTPLSVTASCPTAFVPQITPAGGSALLQSTYGVDGSVAGVFSYTVDCVPDGSARLAGLLIESVTGTLLIEALPTAPTVTGNPASLTTTEGTAVTLTASCLTGTPEWTDGTKGSVLVSPSASGFYNYSAICVSAAGCRSTETPVTATIDLPENPVPTVDLALPKVDVSRRTPAPGERVRYVTHVLNEDSNPSTNIHIAVQLPAGSGYTTDNSPTTDPSSTTWTMTPTTPGTTFDPGTGRVLLHVDDLAPGERRLLYFYATVPPTPTTSTASNANKYYTYWQIMSADTKDPDSPHGNGFCNGEDDTQSIDTRINVPTNAGADVELFGNMSVSNPTPAQNEVVTIRVGIKNNLGPQVATNVIARATLPVGLSYVSSSTPGVSYNTESRELTFTAGSIAANATAQFVFTASVTAPENTALRMQAEIKSADQFDHDSVFDNALCNNYDDDTDEIRLTVRGVLAPPTENPPVTPGSPLTLITPLYDCATGQITFRTSGGSGSPITFTAIGVQRSSATNPTGVIEAGVRLDPNSSGIITIGALQDGLMAQPLSFNFRQFCAQNPDPVSPPSSTTTAPPSGTGVAPTSLTLLAPLYNCTTRQVTFQTAGGSGSPLLYSIVFVTVPSGNPVQFIDAAIVNDPNNSTVILRVQQDGVTLNRTFDFRAFCSGTPPANGAPVPPAVGPQSATVGVPFTFVVPAFTDPNGDALTYTATGLPANGLSFNAGTRTISGTPSQSGVIGLTISATDPGNLSSSVSFAVLISGTATTPVSPTQPAPLALIAPTYDCATGAFTFNTTGGTGQPIQYRAVGITDWSTVAGPYTVRPFADAQPFALQARYVGNPASEVSYSWDFKAVCSGGAAGRVASAETSGSLDVTVLGNPTSADAVQIVVRGAAGGSLRLRVADATGQLVSEQLIEQAGATESRRVQLGRSVGMYFVQVSTPGGQKTVKVVRQ, encoded by the coding sequence ATGAATAGAACCATTACGTCAGTCATCCGGTGCTGGTTAGTATGTGTAAGCTGCCTGCTTGCGCTTTGCAGCAACGTTTTTGCGGCCGATCCGCCCAAGGCGTTACCGGCAGCCATTGTAGCACCGCCCACCTCGCCTACCATCGATGGCCCCAGTACGTTGTCGCTCTGTGTGGGCGGCACTGAGCGGGGCATCGAATTTAGTTGCCCGGTTAGTACAACGGCTTCGTACAGCGGGCCCGAGAGCCGAACGGCATCGGGTTCCAACGGGTTTCTGGTGATCTACTTTGTGAATCCGGGCGTGGAAAGCTACACCTTTACCTGCACCAACGCGGCTCAGGAAAGCAGCTCTACTGAGTTTACTATTTACGGAATTGATGCCCCCAGTGAGCCGGTGATTACAAGCAACCCGGCCAGTGGAACGGTAGAAGTAAACGCCAGTTTTTCGCTGACGGCCACCTGCCCAACCGGCTCCACTGCTATTTGGGCGGATGACCCGATGGCGGGCGCTATCCGAACGGTAGTGGCACCGTCATCACCACAAGATTTATTTTACTACGTGTCTTGTCAGGCTGCCGAAGGAGGGTGCGGCAGTAACGAGATCGAAGTTGTCATTCAGGTGTTACCGGCTCCTATTCGGCCTACGGTAAGCCCAACGCCCAACCTGACTGCCTGTTTGGGTACGCCGTTGAGTGTAACGGCCAGTTGCCCCACTGCCTTTGTGCCCCAAATAACCCCGGCTGGTGGGTCGGCTCTGTTGCAAAGTACCTACGGGGTTGATGGGTCGGTTGCGGGGGTGTTCTCGTACACAGTAGATTGTGTGCCGGATGGTTCGGCGCGATTAGCCGGTCTGCTGATCGAATCGGTGACCGGAACTCTGCTGATTGAAGCGCTCCCCACTGCCCCTACGGTAACGGGAAATCCGGCCTCACTGACCACTACCGAGGGAACAGCGGTAACTCTGACGGCGAGTTGTCTCACGGGTACCCCTGAGTGGACCGACGGCACTAAGGGAAGTGTATTGGTTAGCCCCTCGGCTTCGGGATTCTATAACTACAGCGCTATCTGCGTATCGGCTGCGGGTTGCCGTAGTACCGAAACCCCCGTCACGGCGACAATTGATCTGCCCGAAAACCCAGTCCCTACGGTCGATCTGGCCCTGCCCAAAGTGGACGTGAGCCGTCGGACGCCCGCACCGGGTGAGCGTGTGCGCTACGTGACCCACGTCTTGAACGAAGACAGTAACCCGTCTACCAACATCCATATTGCGGTGCAATTGCCCGCCGGATCGGGCTACACAACAGACAATAGCCCCACCACCGACCCGTCTTCGACTACCTGGACCATGACGCCAACTACACCCGGCACTACCTTTGATCCGGGCACGGGCCGGGTGCTGCTGCACGTCGACGATTTGGCACCGGGCGAACGTCGGTTACTGTATTTCTACGCAACGGTTCCGCCCACGCCAACTACCAGCACGGCATCGAACGCCAATAAGTATTACACCTATTGGCAGATTATGTCGGCCGATACGAAAGACCCCGATAGCCCGCACGGAAACGGTTTCTGCAATGGAGAAGACGATACGCAGAGCATTGATACCCGCATCAATGTGCCCACCAATGCCGGGGCCGATGTGGAGCTGTTTGGCAATATGAGCGTGAGCAACCCGACGCCCGCGCAAAACGAGGTCGTCACCATTCGGGTCGGTATCAAGAATAACCTCGGCCCGCAGGTAGCCACCAACGTGATAGCCCGGGCTACGTTGCCGGTGGGGCTGTCGTACGTGAGCAGCAGCACCCCCGGCGTCAGCTACAATACCGAAAGCCGCGAGCTGACGTTTACGGCGGGTAGCATTGCTGCCAACGCTACGGCGCAGTTTGTGTTTACGGCTTCGGTAACGGCTCCCGAAAATACCGCTCTGCGGATGCAGGCGGAGATCAAAAGCGCCGATCAGTTCGATCATGATTCGGTGTTCGATAACGCTCTCTGTAACAACTACGACGACGATACCGACGAGATTCGCCTGACGGTACGCGGTGTATTGGCCCCGCCAACGGAAAACCCGCCGGTTACGCCGGGCAGCCCGCTGACGCTGATTACTCCGCTTTACGACTGCGCTACGGGTCAGATCACGTTCCGCACGAGCGGGGGCAGCGGTTCGCCTATTACATTCACGGCGATTGGTGTACAACGCTCATCGGCTACGAACCCCACGGGCGTTATTGAGGCCGGTGTGCGGCTCGACCCTAACAGTTCGGGTATCATTACTATTGGGGCGTTGCAGGATGGTCTGATGGCCCAGCCGTTGTCGTTCAACTTCCGGCAGTTCTGCGCTCAGAATCCCGATCCGGTGAGCCCTCCGTCGAGTACCACCACGGCTCCGCCTTCGGGTACGGGTGTGGCCCCCACCAGCCTGACCCTGCTGGCTCCGTTGTATAACTGCACTACGCGTCAGGTAACGTTCCAGACGGCCGGAGGCTCAGGTTCGCCCCTGTTGTATTCGATTGTGTTTGTGACCGTACCGTCGGGCAACCCGGTACAGTTTATCGATGCTGCCATTGTGAACGACCCCAACAATTCGACGGTGATTTTGCGGGTTCAGCAAGATGGCGTGACGCTCAACCGGACGTTCGATTTCCGGGCGTTCTGTTCGGGTACACCACCGGCCAATGGCGCGCCGGTGCCGCCGGCCGTGGGGCCGCAGTCGGCTACGGTAGGGGTTCCGTTTACGTTTGTAGTGCCTGCCTTTACCGATCCCAACGGCGACGCCCTCACGTACACAGCTACAGGCCTGCCGGCCAACGGCTTGTCGTTTAATGCCGGTACGCGGACTATTTCGGGTACGCCCAGTCAGAGCGGAGTTATCGGCCTGACCATTTCGGCTACCGATCCGGGCAACCTGTCGTCGTCGGTGAGTTTTGCCGTTCTGATTAGTGGCACGGCTACTACGCCTGTGAGCCCCACACAACCGGCTCCGCTGGCGCTAATTGCCCCCACGTACGACTGCGCCACGGGTGCCTTTACGTTCAATACGACGGGTGGTACCGGGCAGCCGATTCAGTACCGGGCGGTGGGTATCACCGACTGGTCGACGGTGGCAGGCCCTTACACGGTGCGGCCCTTTGCCGACGCCCAACCGTTTGCTCTCCAGGCCCGTTACGTGGGCAATCCGGCGAGCGAAGTAAGCTACAGCTGGGACTTCAAAGCCGTGTGCAGCGGAGGGGCCGCGGGCCGCGTGGCCAGTGCCGAAACGTCTGGCTCGCTCGATGTCACGGTGCTGGGTAACCCAACGTCGGCCGATGCGGTGCAGATTGTGGTGCGCGGAGCTGCTGGTGGTTCGTTGCGGCTACGCGTGGCTGACGCTACGGGGCAGCTGGTGAGTGAGCAACTGATTGAGCAAGCCGGGGCTACCGAATCGCGCCGGGTACAACTGGGCCGTTCGGTCGGGATGTATTTCGTACAGGTGAGTACGCCCGGCGGGCAGAAAACCGTGAAAGTGGTTCGGCAGTAA
- a CDS encoding helix-turn-helix domain-containing protein yields MSLPSDHIRLLFGLKLRQLRIDRGLSVSELAQASGMAVSYISEIEKGRKYPKADKISALATAMNVDYDTLVSLKLSKKLEPISDLLRSKFLTEIPLELFGIDPSDLLELLAEAPAKVSAMIRTFMDIALSYNMSVERLYMTMLRSYQELHDNHFEDIEADADRFLAEFAPANAPVTEGLLTNLLKTRYNVTIQPFDPDTQPDLATLRSVYRPESRVLHLNRHMAPGQRAYVLAREVGFQYLNLKVRPYAYAFVEAESFEQVLNNYKASYFAGAILIRRERLIERLSELFARPTWNNDDFLNLIEECGSTPERFFYRLSNVLPKYFGIDQLFFYRFNNTAGENIFHLTKEMHLSRTQGPRGMVDEHYCRRWIALTILQELSFLQRHKQFDGAVCRAQLSTYADSRQQYLIVSVAYPHRTIEQENMSVSMCFVVNDALRSKMQFLNDPALSHRIVNEACERCGIFDCKERVSAPIVLQKRRQQEATKAAMSQLL; encoded by the coding sequence TTGTCACTCCCCTCCGACCACATCCGTCTTTTGTTTGGCCTCAAACTACGTCAGCTTCGTATCGACAGAGGCTTGTCGGTGAGCGAGCTGGCGCAGGCTTCGGGCATGGCCGTTTCGTACATCTCCGAAATTGAAAAGGGCCGTAAATATCCCAAAGCTGATAAAATTTCGGCGTTGGCAACGGCCATGAACGTGGATTACGATACGCTGGTATCGCTGAAACTGAGCAAAAAACTGGAGCCCATTTCGGACCTGCTCCGCTCGAAGTTTCTGACCGAAATTCCGCTCGAACTGTTCGGTATCGACCCGTCAGATTTGCTGGAGTTGCTGGCCGAAGCCCCCGCCAAAGTGAGCGCTATGATTCGGACGTTCATGGACATTGCCCTCAGCTACAACATGTCGGTAGAGCGGCTGTACATGACCATGCTCCGGTCGTATCAGGAACTACACGACAACCATTTTGAGGATATTGAAGCCGATGCCGACCGGTTTCTGGCCGAGTTTGCCCCGGCCAATGCGCCTGTAACCGAGGGTCTGCTGACCAACCTGCTCAAAACGCGGTACAACGTCACGATTCAGCCCTTCGACCCCGATACCCAGCCCGATTTGGCCACGCTGCGGTCGGTGTACCGGCCCGAAAGCCGGGTGCTGCACCTCAACCGCCACATGGCACCCGGTCAGCGGGCTTACGTGCTTGCCCGCGAGGTCGGGTTTCAGTACCTCAACCTCAAAGTTCGGCCCTACGCCTATGCTTTTGTCGAAGCCGAATCATTTGAGCAGGTCCTCAACAATTACAAAGCATCATACTTTGCCGGGGCTATCCTGATCCGGCGCGAGCGGCTTATTGAACGGCTGAGCGAGCTGTTTGCCCGCCCAACCTGGAACAACGACGATTTTCTGAACCTGATTGAGGAATGCGGCTCAACCCCGGAGCGGTTTTTTTACCGGCTTAGCAACGTGCTGCCCAAATATTTCGGGATCGACCAGTTGTTTTTCTACCGGTTCAACAACACGGCGGGGGAAAACATTTTTCATCTCACTAAGGAGATGCACCTGTCGCGCACGCAGGGGCCACGCGGCATGGTCGATGAGCACTACTGCCGACGTTGGATTGCCCTGACTATTTTGCAGGAACTCTCGTTTTTGCAACGGCACAAACAGTTCGACGGGGCCGTGTGTCGGGCGCAGCTCTCAACTTACGCCGATTCGCGCCAGCAATACCTGATTGTATCGGTGGCTTACCCGCACCGAACCATCGAACAGGAAAACATGAGCGTGTCGATGTGTTTTGTGGTCAACGACGCCCTGCGCAGTAAGATGCAGTTTCTGAACGACCCCGCCCTCTCGCACCGGATCGTGAACGAAGCCTGCGAGCGCTGCGGCATTTTCGACTGCAAAGAGCGGGTCTCGGCACCTATTGTGCTCCAGAAACGCCGACAACAGGAGGCTACCAAGGCCGCCATGAGCCAATTGCTTTGA